CTTTCGTCGCATCACAAATTCATCACGAAAATAGCCCAAATGAGCGACAGGGCCACCAAATGAGGTTAGACCCAATCTAAGGAAAATAAGAAAAACGACCCATGCTGATTTGCTTTCACTATTATGGCTATCCTGAGGCGCCATGACTGATTCTCCTCGGCAAACTATGGAAAGAGAAAGTATTAGCAACCAAAGTCAAATATAGAGTTGGATTTCATATTTTCACACTAATATTTTCTTAATTATCGAATTTCGATAATTTACCTGACTTATGATGACATGTCTACCTTTTGCGAGAATTATTTAGTGCGATATCTATCTTAGGAAGGTTCAGAGGTGCAAAATATAGTTTTTATACTATTAAGCACTAGCTTCATTATTATAATGCGGCTAGCTGGGGTATACCTGATGAGCATATTAAGACAATCGAAATACGTATTGAAGGTTTGATTCGGAAAATAGAAAAAACGCTATACTTATCAAGAGTACAGCGTTTTTAGTAATAACGTAAATGCGTTATCTAAGAATACTTACTTAGCTATGGCTTTAAAATGTGCAACTTGGTTGGCATTAGTAATCGTTAAAACAGGTACATTATTCGCACTTTTGCTTATGCTGTACTTGCCCTCTACCGTTTTAAGAGCGGCAGTATCGAAGTTAGTTTGCGGCTCAGGGCACGCCATCATCGTGCTTCTTACTGGACCCAATTTCACGTCGCCATTTACCACGCTATAACCAGCACCCATGTTATTACAAGTATTTATAAGACTGACGAGTTTGTTGTCATTATCCATCATAAATTTAAGGATTAAAGGCTTGGCTGGATCATAAAATAGTGGTGCAATTTTTTCACCACCAGTGCTTTTGGCGTCAACAAGTTGCCAGTTATAGGCTTGTAAGGCAGTTGAGGTGATAGGCTGAGTGACTGGTGCAGGAGTATTCGTGTTTGGCGTCGTTTGGCAACCTGCTGCTAATGTACCTACCGCTACAACGCTTGCCATCATTATTTTAGTCATATTTTTCATATAAAACCCTTTATAAATCTATTTAAAACTCGTTGACTTCACTAACCACAAACTGACGAGAAGCTTCCCCATCATTCAGATCATACTGAATTTGGC
The nucleotide sequence above comes from Psychrobacter sp. P2G3. Encoded proteins:
- a CDS encoding META domain-containing protein, producing MKNMTKIMMASVVAVGTLAAGCQTTPNTNTPAPVTQPITSTALQAYNWQLVDAKSTGGEKIAPLFYDPAKPLILKFMMDNDNKLVSLINTCNNMGAGYSVVNGDVKLGPVRSTMMACPEPQTNFDTAALKTVEGKYSISKSANNVPVLTITNANQVAHFKAIAK